The genomic segment TGTCTGGTTCAACGCATTGGTGACAGAGGCAAGATTACCGTACTGGTCGTAGGTATTTGTCGTTGTCCTTCCATTCGGGTCTGTTGTTGTCAGTACTTGCCCGTATGCATTATAAGTATAAGCAGTCGTTCTTTCATCAGTAGTCCCATGAGCCTCTGTCTTTGTAAGCATGTTGCCGGAAGTATCATATGAATAGCCTGTAATTATTCCGTCATCGTCCATCTCAGTCAACACTTGACCGAGGCTGTTATAAGTGTAAGTAGTAGTTCTATCATCAACCGTCCCGTATGCCTCTGTCTTTGTAAGCATATTGCCGTTTGCGTCATAAGTCATGGTCGTGACATTGGCGTTTGCGTCTGTTGTCGATGTGACATTGCGGTTATTGTCATATGTCCTGGATGTATCGCCCTGCCCGCACTCCTTGCATCCCGGCCCTGAGATGTTAGTCGGATGGCTTACGCCGAGGGTCTTATCAATCGTGTATGTCGTCACACTTCCTAAGGAGTCAGTTACAATCGACTGCGTATCGCTGAGATAATTGATCGTCAGCTTTTCATTTGTCCCATCCGAAGATGAAGTAGTAGCCCTGCCTTGTGCATCGTAATCATGCTTCTCTATGTAGAGACCATTTTCATTTTTTATTCCTGACAATCTCCAGCCCGCGCCTGTTTTAAACACATATTCGTAATCTCTATAACTGTTGTCAGGATAGGTAACCTTGTTAAGATATGTGCCATAAGCATAATTTATCGTATTTCCGTCAGGAAGTGTAATCGATGTTATTTTCGTACTTGATGAAGGGTTATAGGAAACAGTAATTGTCCTGCCGTAAGGGTCTGTTATCTGTGTAAGTTTATTGTTTGTTCCACGTGTTAAGGTTATCCTGTTCCCGTTCCTGTCTATTACGGAAGTGAGATAACCGGATGCGTTGAATTCTTCCTTGCTGCCGTCAAAAAATTCTCTCACAAAAGTGTTGTCAGTATTTTTTAAAAGCCGGCTTTTTTCTCCCTTTGGAAACTCAACATCGTAAACACCGTCTCCATCGTTGTCTATATAATAAACATCGGAGCCGTCAGGGTTGATGACCTTATAGGTGTTTCCGGCGCTGTTCGGGAACTTGATTGCCCTCGTGTCAAATGTATGCCCCCATCCCTGTCCAAATCCCCTCATTGTTGTTTCAGCGCTGTCATAATACCTTGTGAATGATATAGGCATTTTGCCCTTGAGAGTGAAATCAGTCTCGCTCGCGTAGACATTGCCGCTTGCCACGCTGACAGGCTTGCCGACATTCACCGGGCAAGAATCCTCGGGTTCGATATAGACAAGTTTTTCATGGATGCTGCCTGCACTCACACACCATGTATAGACCTTTAATAATACGAATCCTTTTTTATTGGAAAAATCATATGGAATTTCAATTGAGCCGCTCAGGGGATGATTGCCCTCACTATAGATTGTTTGATTGTCTACGGCAACTGAAAGGGTCCTGTTATAATTTTCCAGATCATTGGAATAAGTAAAATTATAGCTAATGATTATTTTCCTACCTCTCTTGACATAGTCATTTAATATATCCCCCATATCATCTTGTACTTTTATCTCAATTTCTCTGCCTAAAGGAAGATGTATGGTACTTTCCAACTTCGAAGAATCAAATATATACTTGCATGCCCTCGTACCGTAAAGATCTACCGACCAGTTATAACCGCTGTATAAAACCGAAAATGTATATCGCCCCGGTTTTCTACAGGAGAAATTATATTGCTTATCAATTGTAATCGTGTTTGATGCAGAGCTTGCAAAATCGAACGCTTCGAAATTAAGCCATATATTTGCCCATGATCCAGCATTAACGCCCTCCGGCACGCACTCAAAACCTTCCGACCCTGAAAGAGTCACTATGCCATCTTCGCCAAGTTCAGCTGAAAAACTGCCAGCCTCTGCCGGAGCATAAAATGTAAAAACAGCAAATAAAAGACACGACAATAAAACTAATATTTTTCCCTTCATGTTGTCCCCCCAAAAAAAGTTTTTTGAAATTTTGGATAGGTTAATTTACCACTTCTTTAAATCTGCTGTCACCTGTCCGAAAGGACAGGTAGTAATTTTCCAATCTGTTTCCCTGTCATGTGTTAAAATGTACAAATGAAATCCTTTGTTGTCGCAATTTCGGGGGCGAGCGGGTCTGTCTACGGCGTCAGGCTTGTGGAGGAACTGCTCAGATCCAAAATCCTTGTCCATCTCTGCATCTCCCAGCAATCCTTTTCAATCATCAGGATGGAGACAGGCATTGACCTGTCAGGCAGGACGGAATCTGAAACTGTTAAGAAGATACAGAAACACTTCGCCTCCAAAAATGTCAGATACCACAGCGAACACAATCTTGCGGCCCCCGTGTCGAGCGGGTCTTTTCCGACGGACGGGATGTTTGTCGTGCCGTGTTCCATGAAGACGCTTTCAGGGATCGCAAACGGCTACGCCAACAACTTGATCGAAAGGACCGCGGACGTCATGTTGAAGGAAGGAAGAAGGCTGATACTTGCGCCGAGGGAGATGCCTTTCAGCGCAATTCATCTTGAGAACATGCTTAAGCTCGCCCGCCTCGGAGTAACAATCGCCCCGCCCATCCCGGCCTTTTATCACAAGCCGAAGGACATTGACGACATGGTGGATTTTGTAGTGGGAAAGGTCCTCGACACCGCAGGCGTCGGCCATAATTTGTTCAAGAGATGGGGATGAATAACAGAAGATTTGCAGTTGAGGAATTAGGGTCAAATTAGTCGTCATGCCCGAAGTGTCTGGATTCCCCGCTTACTGACTGCGGGAATGACAACTAAAGTGTTCGATTTAATTTTTATCAATCAGGATGTGTTTCAAATATCTCTTTGAATGTCGGGGACAGTTCTTTAAAGGCATTTAAGACATCGGGGTCGAAGTGTTCGGGCCTTGTCCTTCCGTCCCCGCTGATTATTATCTCCATTGTTTCTTCATGAAGGAAGGGAGGCTTGTACGGCCTTTTGCTCATCAACGCGTCGTACTGGTCGCAGATCATGACTATCCGGCCTTCAAGCGGTATCGTTTCCCCTTTCAGTTTCCTGGGATAGCCCGTGCCGTCCCATCTTTCATGGTGATTGAGCGCGATGGAGGCCCCCATCTGTATTGCAGGATGTGAAGAACCGTTAAGGATATTGTGTCCCATAGTTGTATGCGCCTTCATAATTTCAAACTCCTCAGGGGTAAAAGGGCCGGGCTTTAAAAGTATATTGTCCGGGATGCCTATTTTTCCCAGGTCATGGAGCGAGCTTGCATAGGTTATAGCGTCGATGAACTCCAGGGGCATGTTCAGCGACTCGGCTATTTTGTTTGCATAAAGCCCTATTCTTGATACATGAGCGCCTGTGCCTGTGTCCCTGAATTCCGCAACTGTTGTCAGACGCTTTATTACCTCCCGGCTTAAATTGTAAATCTGCTGTGTCTGCTTCCTTACGGTGTCCTCAAGCCTTTGTTTATAATCCTCTTCCAGCTCAAGAAGCCCGGTATACCTCATGGCCTTCTCTATTGTGTGGATAATATACTCCGGGGAGTAAGGCTTCGTTATAAAATCAAACGCCCCTCTCTTTATAGCGCCGATGGCCGTCTCCAGCTCGGCATAGCCGGTCATCAGGATTACAGGCATCTTTGGATTAATGTCATGCACCCTGCCGAGAAGATCTATCCCCGACATGCCCGGCATCTTAATATCAGTCAGTATTAGGCGGACATTGTTTTCAATGAAGCACCTCATGGCATCTTCGCCGCTCATGCAGGGCTTGATGTTGTAGCCATGCGCCAGGAGCAGTTTGGAAATAGACCCGAGCACATACTTGTCATCATCAACAACGAGGATGTATTTTTTTTCGTCGGAATTCATGCGTCAAGCACCTCTCTTATCTTTCTCATAAGATCATTCGGCTGGACCGGTTTCGGGACAAAATGCAACAATCCCCTTCCCTCGACCGCTACTTTTGCGGAATAGCCGCTTGTAAAAATGACCTTCATATCAGGCGCCATATTTTTTATTTCTTCAAAGGCCTCTATGCCGTTCTTTTTCGGCATCATCACGTCGAACAGGAGCAATTGGACCTTATCACGATTGTCCATGAATTTTTTAACGGCATCGGCCCCGTCCGCCGCCTCAATGACCTTATATCCGAATTCCCCAAGGATGATCTTCAGGGTCTTTCTGACTTCATGTTCGTCTTCGGCAAGCAGTATCGTCTCTTTGCCGCCGGACGGGAAAGACCCCTCAGCGCGCTCCTTTTCGCCGGGCCTGTCTTTTATTATCGGCAGATATATTTTAAATGTTGAGCCGTTCCTCAATTCGCTGTGAACGTCAATGTAACCGCCGTGCTGTTTTACAATGCCGTAAACCATGGAAAGACCGAGCCCCGTGCCCTTTCCAACTTCCTTGGTTGTAAAGAAAGGCTCGAACATCTTTCCTTTTGTCGTCTCATCCATACCTGTGCCGCTGTCGCTTACTGAAAGAAGCGCGTATGCGCCAGGCCTTGCATTCTTGCGGGTCCTGATAAACTCGCTGTCGTGTTCAACGCATACAGTCCTTATAGACAAGACCCCGCCTCCGGGCATTGCGTCGCGCGCATTTGAGGCGAGATTCATAAGGGCCTGTTCTATCTGAACGCTGTCGGCCATGATTATCAAATCCCTGCCTGCAAGGTCCATCTTTATATCAATGCCTTCGCCTGTCAGCTTCGGCAGAAATCTTACCGCGTCTTCTATGATTTTATTGAGATTGACAGGCCTGAGAGAGACGGCCTGCTTTCTGCTGAAGGCAAGGAGGTTGCTGACAAGGCTGGCCCCCCGTTCCGTTATGCCGAGTATCTGGTCAATAATGTGCGAATGCTGATTATTGTCCTGCAATTTCATTTTTAAAAGATTACCGTAGCCTATGATCGCGGTGAGCATGTTGTTGAAGTCATGCGCGATCCCCCCGGCAAGCTGGCCTACCGCCTCCATCTTCTGGGCATGAATAAGCTGGTCTTCGAGCATCTTCCGCTCGGAGATGTCTCTGACAATGCTGAGGTTAAACAGCTTCCCGCCGAGCTCAAGCATCGTCGCATTGACTTCAATAAGCACAGGGACGCCGTCTTTTCTGATATGGTGCAGTCCTGAAATGTTTGAAACAGGGCCTGACTGCGAGATTTCTTTCAATCTCTCCATGACTAAGTCAAGTTCATCCTCAGGGTGAAGCGCGGTGATCTTCATTTTTTTCAGCTCTTCATCCGTATACCCGTCCATCTCCGCGGCTTTATTGTTGCAGTCTATGATCTGCGCCGTCTCAGGATCGATCAAATATATGGCGTCATTGGCATGTTCAAAGAGCATGCGGTACCTCCCTTCGCTCTTTTGAAGGGATTCCTCCATCTCTTTGCGCCCGGTGATGTCCTCGACTATCCCAACGCCGCCTTTGACATTTCCCAGGGAATCAAAGAGAGGGGCAGTCCGCATGGACACCCAGATTTCGGCAGGGCCGTTTGTGGCGCGGTAAAAGCCTTCATAGTGTCCTTCAATTCCATCTATCGCCTTCCAGATTGCCGGAAGCACGCTCTGGTCCTTCAGCTTCTTCATATCAAACCCTATGAGTTTTTCGCGGCTTGACTGGAGGATATCGATAAAGCGGTCATTGCAATCGGTGATGAACAGTTCTCTGTCGTAATGGAACACCCCTATGGGGGTGTTATGAAACAGCAGGCGATACAGTTCTTCACCCTGTCTTAACTTTTCCACGGACTCCTGTAGTCCGGCCTTCTCTTCGAGCAGTGCCCTGTGTCTTATCACAAGTTCTTTTAATTCCTGGTCAAGCTTTATCGCGAGGTTTTCATCACTGACTTCTTTGAAACGCGTATCCGGCACTTTGAATTCCTGTATAACATCTTTTATGCTTTTCAGTAATTCATCAGATCCAAGCGGTTTGATTATAAAACGGGATGCGCCGAGGGCCATTGCCAGTTTCTCATCTTCAGGGGATGTGTTTGGACCAGCATAAAAGACAAAAGGGACCTTGCTGAGATGTTCGTCTTTCCTGACCTCCTGGCAGAGGCTGAACCCGTCCATTTCAGACATGTTGATAGCGGATATAAACATGTCAGGCGGTGACTGCCTCGCTGACTTCAGGGCCTCAATGCCGTTTGAGGCCTCTTCCACAGCGCACTCCGCAGAGCAGAGAATATTCCTGAGGACTACCCTTGCTTCGTCGCTGTCGTCAACGATGAGTATTTTCATTTTTTAATTATCCGGTCAGGGTATTATCCGCTATAGCTCTCCGCCCTGTCAAATTTTCAAAAACCGGACAAAGAAATGTGCGGAGTAGCGAGCCGGGATTATACAAATGTTGTTGATATTAAGCCGGGCCTTATGTAATATTTGACTGATGATACCTGGAACAGACAGAGAGCAGAAAACAGAATCCATAGTCCGTAAAAACAGGGAGCTTGCCGCCATCCTCGAAGTCAGCAAGGTGTTGACCGCGTCTTTTGACCTGGAGAAGAACCTTTCATCTACGATGGCGACCCTCGGCAGCCTGCTTGAGATGCAGAGGGGCTGCGTATTTCTCCTTGACCGCACCTCAGGGGAACTGCATATCGTAGCGGCGCACGGGCTTACAAAGGAAAATATTGAGAGAGGCAAATACCACATCGGAGAGGGAATAGTAGGAAGGGTGCTTGAAAAAAGGACGCCCATGGTGATCCCCAATATCGGCAAGGAGCCGCTCTTTCTGAACAAGACAGGGTCGCGCCCTGAAAAAGACGGGATCTCGTTTCTAAGCGTCCCGATAGAATTCAAAAAAGAAGCCCTGGGCGTGTTGAGCGTGGACAGGATCTACTCAAAAAAACACGGCAGCGTGGATGACGACCTGAGGGTGCTGGCAATAGTCGCCTCTTTGATCGCCCAGTTTATAAAACTGTGGGAAAGCTTTGAAAAGGTGGAGAAGGAAAAAGAGCATTTAAAAAGCGAGTTAAAGGAACGATACAGCATAGAGAATGTCATCGGCAAATCAGACAGGATGCAGGAGGTCTTTGCCGCTGTCCACCGTGTGGCCCCGACAAAGGCGACGGTCATTTTACGTGGAGAGAGCGGCACGGGAAAAGAGTTGATAGCCAAGGCCCTTCATTACATGAGCCATAGAAGCAAGGGGCCTTTTATTAAATTCAACTGCGCTTCGATCCCGGAGGGGCTCCTGGAGTCGGAGCTTTTCGGCCACGAAAAAGGCGCGTTTACCGGCGCGATCGCCTCACGAAAGGGCAAGTTCGAGCTGGCACACAAAGGGACGATCTTCCTTGACGAAGTCGGCGACCTGCCGCTTACGCTTCAGCCGAAGATACTGCGGGTCTTGCAGGAGAGGGAATTTGAACCCGTGGGAAGCGAAAAGACGGTCAAGGTGGACGTCAGGATAATCACCGCTACAAGCAGGAACCTTGAAAGTCTCGTGTCGCAGGGCAAATTCAGGGAAGACCTTTACTACCGCCTGAACGTCATCCCGGTCTTCCTTCCCCCGCTCAGGGAAAGAGGAGAGGACATTACCGCGCTGATAGAGTATTTCCTCAGGAAGTTCAATAAAGAGCATGGCCGTTCCGTCGGCCTGGACAAAAACGCGCTTCAGGTGCTTATGAATTATGATTGGCCGGGTAATGTGAGGGAACTGGAAAACACCATTGAGAGACTGGTGATAATGTCGACTTCAAATACCATCACACCGCCTGACCTGCCTGATTCGCTCAGCATAAGCAGGCCGAAGAATTTGGGCAAATCACTTTCACTGACAACGAATATAATTGAAATTGAAAAGACAAATATCCTTGACGCCCTTGAAAAAGCGCACTGGGTCCAGGCAAAGGCCGCAAAGCTTCTTGGCATAACACCGAGACAGATCGGGTACAAGATGAAGAAATACGGGATAGAGGATAAAAATTGACAGCCAGGAAACTACCGCATACAGTCTCTCCGTTTGTTAGCTACGGCTTCTTTTTTTTAGGCATTATCTCCGCCGTCGCATTCAGGGTAATCATAGTATTTCAGCGTCTTGAGCCTGCCTGGGTAAGGCCGGTCTGGTATGTTGGAGTTATCGGATATATAGGCTTCTTCATGTACCGGTACGCCATCACAAGGAAAAGAAAGAAAGCAGTCAGGGATTATCAGTTAATTGAAAAGATAAAAGCTAACGCGTGCCTTGCGGAAGAGGAAAGAGAGGTGGTTATGTATCTCCTGTCGTCGATAAAAAAGTCACCTGAAGACATCAACTACCTGCTTATCTTCCTGCTTTCGATCATTGCTATACTGGCAGATTTAATACTTGCTTATTACCATTAGGCAAGTAAATATCTAAAAATCTATTTAAGGCCTTTTGGCTGAAATGAAAGCCTGCTACAGAATTTCTATAATCGACAGCAAAACAGTAGCTGGTAGTTAGTAGCCAGTAGATAGGGGTCCCCAACTACTTACTGCTATCTACTGACTATCCTTTCAAGGTGTCGTATAGAAATTCTTCCACAGCCTTCCATTTCAGCGGCCATTGGAGAAGAGTATATCTGGAGTTTGTTGAATGAAGAACAAACCTAAAGAGCCTTCGGTCCCCCTCGACAGACAGGAGACCGTGCGGCAGAAGATCATATCTCTCCTTTCGGAAAGAACGCATTCCGCAAAGGAGCTGTCGGGGGCGGTCAGGGTTGGTGAAAAGGAAGTATATGAACACCTTGAACACATACAAAAGTCGCTCGCCAAAGGCGATCATAAACTTACCGTCATCCCCGCTGAATGCAGGAAGTGCGGTTTTATATTCTCAAAGAGAGAGAAACTTAAAAAGCCCGGCAGGTGTCCCATGTGCCGGGGCGAGTCCATTGAGGAACCGCTTTTCGGTATTGAGTGAAAAGAAGAGTTTTTTTAGCCACGAATGAACACGAATCACACGAATGAAGAAAAAAATAGATTTATTCGCGTATAATCTGCGTCCTTTTTTTATTCGTGACAATTCGTGGAATTCGTGGCAAAATTGAATTTTATAAAATGAAAAACACATTACTGCCGTGATAAACTTGTCCCATGCTTTATCTTAATAATAAAATTGTCCCAAGGAATAAGGCCGTCATCTCCGTTTTTGATCACGGGTTTCTCTACGGTGACGGCATTTATGAAACTCTAAGGGCGTATAAGGGCGTTGTCTTCAAGTTCGAAGAACATGTTGACCGGCTCTTCCGCTCCGCCGCCCTTATCAGGCTTGCAATTCCCAAAACTCCTGAAGCGATCAGGAAGGCAGTTTACGGGACAATGAAGGCGAACAACCTCAAAGACGCTGTAATAAGAATTACTGTCTCAAGGGGCGCGGGGCCTGTCGGCTTAGACCCCGACCTGTGTCCGCATCCGACCTTTGTGATATTTACAAATGAATTTAAAGAATACCCCAAACTGTGCTATCAGAAGGGGGTAAAGATCGCGATAGTCAATACGAGGCGGAATTTCAGGGGGGCGCTTGACCCTCAGATAAAATCCCTCAATTTCCTGAACAATATTCTCGCAAAGATAGAGGCCAAAGACAGGGGCGCATACGAGGCGGTAATGCTGAACTACAGGGGACACCTCGCGGAAGGGACGATAACAAATATCTTTTTCGTTAAAGATAATGTCCTCTGCACACCCGCGATTGGCGCCGGGATTTTAGACGGCATAACCAGAAGGACAATCATCGACTGCGCGAAAGAGCTGAATATTAAAGTCAACGAGGGACTATTCAGGAAGGAAGAAATCCACCGGGCCGATGAAGTCATTATATCTAACACCACTATGGAGGTCATGCCTGCCGCAGAGGTCGATAATATAAAGATCGGCGTAAAACCCGGCAGGATTACAAAGGCGCTTCAACTGGCATATAAGAAAAAAGTTGCGGCGTACCTGAAAAGGGAGAAATTAAGAAGATAAGAAAATGAGAAGATGAGAAAAGGTGAAGGACATCTTCCCAACTTCTTAACTTCTCATCTTCTCACCTTCTTTTAATCTCCGTGCACTCTGTGGTTAAGTTATTATGAAATCTACCATTAAAACCAACATCGCCAAACTCATCGACCACACTCTTCTCCGTCCTGATGCTACAGAGCGTGATATTGTCAGGCTGTGCGATGAGGCAAAGAGGCACGGGTTCTTTTCAGTCTGCGTGCATCCCGCATTTATAAAAACCGCGAAGGACCAGCTTGCCGGGACAAAGATCAAATTATCGTCCGTCATCGGGTTCCCTCTCGGCATGACGCTTACAAAAGTGAAGATATATGAAGCAATGGAGGCGGTGTTCCAGGGAGCGGATGAACTTGACGCTGTCATGAATCCGGGATTTGCAAAGTCCGGCAGGTGGGAAGGTGTTGAAAGCGAGATAGAAGATTTAATTACAGCTACTCCTGACAGTGTTCATAAAATTATAATCGAAACCTGTTACCTCAATGAAGACGAAAAAAAGCGGGCAGCCCTGATTGTGATGAATGCAGGGGCCGGGTTTGTTAAAACCTCCACGGGATTCGGCACATCCGGCGCGGCGATCAAAGACGTTGAGTTGATAAAGGCCGTGACAAAAGGGAAGGTCGGCATCAAAGCCGCAGGCGGGATCAAGACCCTAAAGGACGTGATCGCATTTGTTAAAGCCGGCGCAACAAGGATAGGCACGAGTTCAGGGGTGTCGATAATGAAAGAGCTGGAAAAAGACCGCAATCTTTTGCCCTGACCGGTAAGCTACAGGAAAACTATATTTTTGGTCGCTGAGATGACAACCAGGACCCGTTGATTATTACCTTTCAGATCAGCCGGTGTTAGGAGAAAAGCCGGACGGCCGAATGGATAGAACTTTGCATAACCGACCATGACCTCTCCGTCGGCAAATTCTACCTTAAGCTTATTGCCGCCCCATGGGATCATGTCCTTATATTTATAGGTGTAGTTTTTGTTGCCATCAAATGTTTTGACAAAGAAGGCCGCCTTAAGTTTTTCTATATCAACCCTCACCTTCTCGCCGCTCAACAGGCTTAAATGAAAAAATGTTTTATCCGGGGAAAAATCAAAGCTGCTGCCTTTCAGTAATGATTTGTCTTTAAATCTTATTACCATCCTGTTTGTTATCATACCTTCACCTGAACCTTCTCACGCTATCTTTTACTAATTATATTATGGATCAAATTGCTTTATAAGCTGTGATTCGGATTACAAAATCATAAACTCCCGCACAAGTGTATATTATTGAATCGTAATGCGTGATGCGTAAAGCGTAATGGGCGAAAAGAACAATGGATTACCCGTAACATGCCTTTAACTCTATGCACTATGCTCTTTGCACTTTGCTTTTTAAACTGGCTAAAGAATAAATATTTAAATCCGTATTACATAAGGTATAGAATTATATTCAACGGCTTATTGCACAGTTTAAACGAATTGCCGGAGAAAACCCGGCAGTCAGGAGAATGAACCATGAAAAAAACAAACAACGGCAAGCACACCCATGAAAATCCACGGGAAGACTCAATAGAAACCATCGCCCTTTACCGCGATATCATTAATGCGGCCAATATACTAATATGGCGTACTGACGCCGGTGGAAGGTTTACGTTTCTCAACCCGGCCTGGGAAAAGAGTTACGGCTACAAGGCAGAGGAAATGCTTGGCAGGAATTTTTCGGATTTCCAGGTCCCTGAGGCCGCGGGGTATTACATCAACGAGTTCAGAAACTGCCTGATCGGCGAGTCGGTGATAGGGCATGAGATCTCTTTTTACTCAAAGAAGGGGAGTGAGATAAATTTAGTTATCAACCTGGTCCCGCTCCATGACGACAAAGGCTCCGTGATCGGAACTCAGGGGGTTGCCTACGACATAACCGAACGCAATCACGCCGATGAATTACTGCAATACATAAGCGCGAAGGATGAACTAACAGGGCTGTATAACCTTCATACGTTTTTGAGCATGACAGAGCAGCAGATGAAGGCAGCTAACAGGGAGAGGAAGGAAATGCTGGTCATATATATCGGCGTTGATGATATGCAGTCAATTAATGATGAATACGGGTTTGACACAGGCGACCAGATATTAATTGATACAGCCGATATCCTCAGCAAAACCTTCCGGGAGGCCGACGTCCTTTCACGGACCGGGGGAGATGAGTTTGTGGTATCAACCCTCGTATCATCAAGAGATACGGAAGGAATGATCATGAAGCGGTTAAAAGAAAATCTTAAAAAGTATAACGCTGGAAAAAACGGGCCGCCCAGGCTGTCGCTCAGTTTCGGCACGGCGTTCAATGACCCGGAAAACTCCGTGTTTATCAATGAAGTGCTCTCAGACGCGGAATCAAAGATGTACGAGTACAAGAAAAGCAAGCAGAGATAAGCGTTGAGCGCAATGCGTTACGCGTTATGAGTAAAGAAGGGTTCTGTTTGTTTAACGCGCAACGCTATAACACTATACGCTATAACGCGTTTTACCTCACAGCCATTTTATTACGGGTCCTTTTTTCTGCGGCGGGTCTGTGACGCCCTTTGGATAACCGACAATGATAGGCCCGAATATCTTCTCATCTTCTTTTAATTCGAGGGCATCTTTTATCTCCGCATTGCCGGTGAGCAGGGAGCCGAACTGTACCCAGCAGCTTCCGAGCCCCAGTGAATATGCGGCGAGCATCATGTTCTCACATGCGAGGGGGCATGAATAATCAGCATACGGGCCTTTTCCGATGACGAAAATAATTGCCGGAGCTGAATAATAAATCGGGTCTTCAAGCTCTTCATACCGTTTCATTATCGACTGATAGCGTTCAGGGTTTGCGGTTTTAAGCGGTCCGAGCAAAGTTTTTGCGTTGGGGATAGCGGCATTCATCAATTTTTTGTGTAGCGCATCGTCCACCACCACCACAAAGCGCCACGGCTGGCTGTTCATTCCCGACGGCGCATTATTGCCTGCGTCAATTATCGAGTTAAGGATTTCCTTCGGCACCTTTTTAGCTTCATATGCCCTGACGCACCTTCTTCCCTTTATGGCCTTTAATACCTCGTTCATGGCGTCCTCCTTCTGAAATTAATTGATTAATTCTAAACCACTTGGAGCCCAGAGTAAAGGCTGTTTGCAGTAAAAGCGTGCATTTTAAATTTCATTTGGGTACTGTGTGGTAAATCGCAGAGTTTGTTATATAATAGTAACGTATGTTCGGACTGTTAACCAAAATAATCGGCACAAAGAACGACCGTGAGATCAAGAGGCTGTGGACGGTTGTTGAGAAGGTCAACGCCTTTGAGTCTAAAATACAACCTCTCAGTGACGATCAACTTAGGGCAAAGACCGGCGAATTCCGCAAGAGGCTTGAAGGCGGGGAAGGCCTGGATGACATCCTCTCTGAGGCGTTTGCCGTTGTCAGGGAATCGTCCCGCAGGATCTTAAAGATGCGTCATTTTGATGTCCAGCTTATCGGGGGCATCGCGCTTCACGAGGGAAAGATATCCGAGATGAAGACAGGTGAAGGCAAGACCCTCGTGGCAACACTCGCGGTTTATCTCAACGCAATCGACGGGCACGGCGTCCACGTTATCACCGTCAATGACTACCTCGCAAAAAGAGACGCA from the Nitrospirota bacterium genome contains:
- the ilvE gene encoding branched-chain-amino-acid transaminase; protein product: MLYLNNKIVPRNKAVISVFDHGFLYGDGIYETLRAYKGVVFKFEEHVDRLFRSAALIRLAIPKTPEAIRKAVYGTMKANNLKDAVIRITVSRGAGPVGLDPDLCPHPTFVIFTNEFKEYPKLCYQKGVKIAIVNTRRNFRGALDPQIKSLNFLNNILAKIEAKDRGAYEAVMLNYRGHLAEGTITNIFFVKDNVLCTPAIGAGILDGITRRTIIDCAKELNIKVNEGLFRKEEIHRADEVIISNTTMEVMPAAEVDNIKIGVKPGRITKALQLAYKKKVAAYLKREKLRR
- the deoC gene encoding deoxyribose-phosphate aldolase, which codes for MKSTIKTNIAKLIDHTLLRPDATERDIVRLCDEAKRHGFFSVCVHPAFIKTAKDQLAGTKIKLSSVIGFPLGMTLTKVKIYEAMEAVFQGADELDAVMNPGFAKSGRWEGVESEIEDLITATPDSVHKIIIETCYLNEDEKKRAALIVMNAGAGFVKTSTGFGTSGAAIKDVELIKAVTKGKVGIKAAGGIKTLKDVIAFVKAGATRIGTSSGVSIMKELEKDRNLLP
- a CDS encoding diguanylate cyclase — translated: MKKTNNGKHTHENPREDSIETIALYRDIINAANILIWRTDAGGRFTFLNPAWEKSYGYKAEEMLGRNFSDFQVPEAAGYYINEFRNCLIGESVIGHEISFYSKKGSEINLVINLVPLHDDKGSVIGTQGVAYDITERNHADELLQYISAKDELTGLYNLHTFLSMTEQQMKAANRERKEMLVIYIGVDDMQSINDEYGFDTGDQILIDTADILSKTFREADVLSRTGGDEFVVSTLVSSRDTEGMIMKRLKENLKKYNAGKNGPPRLSLSFGTAFNDPENSVFINEVLSDAESKMYEYKKSKQR
- a CDS encoding nitroreductase; this encodes MNEVLKAIKGRRCVRAYEAKKVPKEILNSIIDAGNNAPSGMNSQPWRFVVVVDDALHKKLMNAAIPNAKTLLGPLKTANPERYQSIMKRYEELEDPIYYSAPAIIFVIGKGPYADYSCPLACENMMLAAYSLGLGSCWVQFGSLLTGNAEIKDALELKEDEKIFGPIIVGYPKGVTDPPQKKGPVIKWL